Genomic window (Terriglobales bacterium):
CCGGACAGCAGAGCGGCCACCACGATGAACAGTAGGTTGTTGCCGGTGTTGAGGGCGGCGACGCCGATGGCCAGTGCCACTCCCAGGTACACCATGCCTTCGCGGGTGATGTCGTAGTCGAAGGCGTCGCGCATGCGGACCAGGGCGACGCGGCGCGCCAGGTAGGGCACCGAAGTCACGGCCACGCCGCCGGCGATCAGCAGCGCCAGCGAGGCGGAGATTGCCGTCGCCACCACGTTCCCCTCCTGGCGGAAGACCGTAGAGAAGATGGCGGCAGCGAAGGCCAGGCTCAGCCCGGCGACGGCGATGAAGAAGCGTACCCAGGCCTCGCGTTCGACCTGCCCCAGAGCCGACTTCAGGATGGAAAGCACGGAAGAGCGCAGCCTAGCACCATTGGACCCGGAGCTTCAATCGCGGCTGGATGGGTCCTTGCCACCGCTGGGTGGGTCCTCGCGACCAAAGATTCGGCGCAACCAGTGCGCGCCTTTTTCCTTGGCGTGATCGAGCTGGTTGGCCACACGCGGAAACCGCCGGCGGATCTTCTCGAGCAGATGGTGCGCCCAGATGTATTCGGAGGAGAGGATGAACAGGCCGATCAGGATGAAAAGCACGCCCTGCAAGACCGGAAGAAACAGGCCGACGATACCCACCAGCACAAAGGCCCAGCCCGCGACCAGCACCGCGGCGCGTTTGAAGGCGGTTTTCACCATTCCAGTAGATGCTGACTGCCGCCCCAAAAATCAACCATTTTCTTCCCGTTAGGATTCGCAGGGAGCAAGTTTTCACTTCTGGTCTTCTGCCGCACCACCCGCTGCCTTCCGCAAGGCCTTGCGGCGGCGGCGGCGCAGCCAGAGGATCAGGATTACTCCAGCCGAGGCGATAAAGATGCCGGTGTCCACATCCTTCAGCACCCGTAGTACGCGGTCCCACTGGCTGTCGAAGAAGTATCCCACCAAGGCGATGACCGTGACCCAGACCGCGGCGCCCAGAAAGTTGAAGAGGGCAAACTGCTTCCAGCGCATGTGCAGCACCCCGGCCAGGGGTCCGGCGATGATGCGCAAGCCGAAGATGAAGCGGGCAAAAAAAATGGCAGCGGAGCCGTAGCGGGTGAATATGCGCTCACCGCGCTGGACGTTGCGGTCGCTGATGCGGAACCAATGCTTGTAGCGCTCCAGCAGCGGGCGTCCGCCGCGACGCCCCAGGGCGTAGCCCAGGTTGTCGCCCAAGGTCGCCGCCACGGTCCCCACCACGATGATCCAGGGGAGCGAAAGTTCGCGCTCGGAGTACGCTAGGAAGCTGGCGAACAGGAGAACGGTCTCGCCCGGGACGGGAAGGCCGGCATTCTCCAGCAGCAGGGCCACGGCCACCGTCCAGTAGCCGTACTGGTCGAAGTACCCGCGCAGGAGCTCGAAAAACCACTCAGCCATGCTGTTTCGCCAGGAACCCTATCACGGCGCGATTGAATTCCTCCGGCACTTCCTCGTAGGGGACGTGGCCGGCGCCCTCGAGCATGGCCAATTCCGCGCGTGCGAAGTTCTGGAGCAGGGGCCGGGCGGAGGCGGGCGAGACCACACCGTCGCGGCTTCCCCAAACCAGCAGCGTGGGGATGTGGGCGATGCGCGGCAGGATGCGCTCCAGCTCGCGCAGATCGGCGCGCCAGCCGTCCAGGATGCGCCGGGCGTAGTCGAGTGTCCCGGGAATCTGGAACGCGGCCCGGTAGCCCTCGAGCGTCCCGGGAGAGATGCGCCGCGGGTCGCCATACTGCCGGCGCAGAAGGAAGCGATGCAGCGGGCCCAGGCGCGTGACCAGCGGCTGCAACCGCCCGCCTCCCGGGATGCGGGCGAGCAGGGGCGCGAGCAGCCGTCCGTGCCGCGACCAGGGATTCACCGGCGCCACCAGGATCAGGCGCCGGACGCGTCCCTCGGCCATGGCCGCTAGTGTCATGGCCAACCCGCCGCCGTGCGAGGTACCCAACACGTCGGCGGATTCGATTTTCTGGTCATCAAGGAAGCGCAGTAGCCGGCCAGCCGCGGCGGGCAGGCGGCAGTCCAGGGTGGGAGACCGATCGGAGTAGCCCGTTCCCAGCAGGTCCACGGCGAAGAGCGTGGCGTGCGGCGCCAGCGCCGTCCAGTTGAAGCGCCAGGAGAAAGAGTAGCCGATCAGTCCGTGGATGAGCAGCAGCGGAGGCCCCTCGCCGACGCGCAAGTAGCGCATGCGCAGGCCGTCCACGGTTGCGAAGCGCTCCTCGATTTCGGAGGCGCTCAGGGCAGGCGCGGTGATGGGGTTCAGGCTCAAGTCAAACTCAAACACGGGCGCGCAACGCGCAGGTCTCCTCCAGCATCTGTGTGATGTGGAATTCTATAGTTTTGGGGTGAGGACGAGTCCACGAGCCCTGCTTTCCTGTACTTACATTAAATAACAGGTTCCTTCCAAAAACTGTAGATTGCCAATGGGGCTTGGTTTACACTCTTGTAATAGCTTTAGCAGCAGTAGGTTAGCTTTGTGGCTATGCCATCTACCGTGGAACGCGACTTGCATTCTACTTCAGCGCGCTCAGGGAGTAGGGGTACCACTTCGCCTCAAAGGCCGATGAAGAGGGAACTCACAGTCCGTTTTACCGCGGTGCTGCTGGCCGTCCTCACGGTCGCTGCCATTTTCTTCGCCTGGTTCAACCTCCAGAAAGAACAGACCTTCGCCGTGCCCTCCGACGGGGTGTGGTGGATGGAGCGTGAGGGCTCGCTGCGCGCCGAGCGCGTGGACCCGAACGGTCCGGGTGAGAACGCCGGAGTGAAGGAAGGCGACCTGCTGCTGACGGTGAACGAGCAGCCGGTTACGACCGTGGCGGGCGTGACCCGGCGCCTCGAGCGCACAGGAATCTGGTCGAAGGCCGCCTACGGACTCTCGCGCCAGGGAGTGCCGCTGGAGGTCTCGGTCATCCTGGCGCCGGCGGACAAATCGCTGAACACCGGGCTGCGCGTGATCGCGCTCATCTACCTGGGCATCGGGCTGTTCGTGCTGCTCCGGCGCTGGACCGCGCCCAAATCCACGCACTTCTACGTCTTCTGCCTGGTCTCGTTCGTCTTGTACTCCTTCAAGTACGTGGGCAACTGGAGCCTGTTCGACCGCGGCATTTACTGGTCCAACGTGGTGGCCGGGCTGCTGCAGCCGGCGCTGTTCCTGCATTTCGTCCTGACCTTCCCGGAGACCAGGGAGTTCGTGCGCAAGCGGCGGTGGCTGCTGCCCGCCGTGTACGTGCCCGGGTTGCTGCTCTTGCTGCTGCAAGTCTGGGCCCTGACGCGCGAGGCCAGCGAGCTGCTGCGCTGGAACCTGGACCGGCTGCAGATGTCCTACCAGTCGGTGTTCTTCGTGCTCGCGACCGGGGTGTTGTGGAAGAGCTACCGCGCCGCCACCGGTCCCCTGCTGCGCCAGCAGATGAAGTGGGTCACCTGGGGCACGCTGCTGGCCATCGCTCCTTTTACGGCGCTGTACGTGATCCCCTACCTGGCCGGGGCCATGCCCAATCCGCTGATGAAGGTCTCGGTGCTCTCCCTGATCTTCCTGCCGTTGACCTTCGGCTATGCCATCGTGCGCTACCGGCTGATGGACGTAGACCTGATCTTCAAGCGCGGCATGACTTACACCCTGACCACACTAGCCATCGTGGGAATGTACTTCGGCACGGTCGCCCTGGTGGCCTTCCTGGTGCAGACCCGCATCCCCAGTTCGGGGCCGATCGGCTTGATTGCCGCCGTGGTGGTGACCGCGCTGCTGTTCGAACCCTTCAAGCGGTGGATCCAGGATCACATCGACAAGTTCTTCTACAAGAAACGGTACGACTACCGCCGGACGCTCTTGGAGTTCGGACGAGAACTGAACTCGGAGACCGACCTGAATCGCATGCTGAGTGCAGTGGTGGACCGTCTGTCGCGCACGCTGCTGGTGGACCGCCTGGCTGTGTTCGTGGCCAGCGGAGGTACGGAGCGGTTCGCGATGGCCAAGTCTTCCGGCATCTCCTACGCCGGGGAAATGGCCCTGAGCTTCCTGAGCGCGGCGCGGCCGGAGTTGGGCGCCGGGCACCTGTTCTTCGACAACCCGCGGCAGGCGGTGCGGGAGACGCCCAGCGCGCAGGAGGCCATCGCGCAGCTCGACCTGAATTACTACATCCCCTGCACCGTGCAGAACCGGACCATCGCCGTGCTGGGGCTGGGAAAGACGGTCGAAGGACACTTCCTTTCCAGCGAAGACGTGGAACTGCTGGAGACCCTGGCGGGGACGCTGGGTATCGCCATCCAGAACGCGCGGCTGTATGCCTCGCTGGAGCAGAAAGCGCAGGAGTACGAGCGGCTGAAGGAGTTCAACGAGAACATCGTGGAATCCATCAGCGTGGGCGTGCTGGCGGTGGACCTGGACGACTGCATCGAGTCCTGGAACGCGCAGATGGAAGTCATGTTCGCCACGGCGCGCGGCAAGGCGCTGGGGCAGCCGCTGAGCGAGATCTTCCCTGCCTCCTTCATGGAGGAGTTCTACCGCCACCGGCAGAGTCCCGGCATCCGCAACCTGTACAAGTTCCGCATGACGACGGCGGCGGGGGAGACGCGAATGGCCAACATCGCCATCGCGCCCCTGGTGTCGCGCGAGTTCCAGGTGATCGGGCGCATCATCCTGCTGGATGACATCACGGAGCGGATGGGGTTGGAGTCGCAGCTGACGCAGGCGGAGAAGATGTCGTCCATCGGCCTTTTGGCGGCGGGCGTGGCCCACGAGGTGAACACGCCGCTGGCCGTCATCTCCTCCTACGCGCAGATGCTCTCCAAGC
Coding sequences:
- a CDS encoding PGPGW domain-containing protein encodes the protein MVKTAFKRAAVLVAGWAFVLVGIVGLFLPVLQGVLFILIGLFILSSEYIWAHHLLEKIRRRFPRVANQLDHAKEKGAHWLRRIFGREDPPSGGKDPSSRD
- a CDS encoding DedA family protein, with the protein product MAEWFFELLRGYFDQYGYWTVAVALLLENAGLPVPGETVLLFASFLAYSERELSLPWIIVVGTVAATLGDNLGYALGRRGGRPLLERYKHWFRISDRNVQRGERIFTRYGSAAIFFARFIFGLRIIAGPLAGVLHMRWKQFALFNFLGAAVWVTVIALVGYFFDSQWDRVLRVLKDVDTGIFIASAGVILILWLRRRRRKALRKAAGGAAEDQK
- a CDS encoding alpha/beta fold hydrolase; this translates as MFEFDLSLNPITAPALSASEIEERFATVDGLRMRYLRVGEGPPLLLIHGLIGYSFSWRFNWTALAPHATLFAVDLLGTGYSDRSPTLDCRLPAAAGRLLRFLDDQKIESADVLGTSHGGGLAMTLAAMAEGRVRRLILVAPVNPWSRHGRLLAPLLARIPGGGRLQPLVTRLGPLHRFLLRRQYGDPRRISPGTLEGYRAAFQIPGTLDYARRILDGWRADLRELERILPRIAHIPTLLVWGSRDGVVSPASARPLLQNFARAELAMLEGAGHVPYEEVPEEFNRAVIGFLAKQHG
- a CDS encoding ATP-binding protein, with amino-acid sequence MLLAVLTVAAIFFAWFNLQKEQTFAVPSDGVWWMEREGSLRAERVDPNGPGENAGVKEGDLLLTVNEQPVTTVAGVTRRLERTGIWSKAAYGLSRQGVPLEVSVILAPADKSLNTGLRVIALIYLGIGLFVLLRRWTAPKSTHFYVFCLVSFVLYSFKYVGNWSLFDRGIYWSNVVAGLLQPALFLHFVLTFPETREFVRKRRWLLPAVYVPGLLLLLLQVWALTREASELLRWNLDRLQMSYQSVFFVLATGVLWKSYRAATGPLLRQQMKWVTWGTLLAIAPFTALYVIPYLAGAMPNPLMKVSVLSLIFLPLTFGYAIVRYRLMDVDLIFKRGMTYTLTTLAIVGMYFGTVALVAFLVQTRIPSSGPIGLIAAVVVTALLFEPFKRWIQDHIDKFFYKKRYDYRRTLLEFGRELNSETDLNRMLSAVVDRLSRTLLVDRLAVFVASGGTERFAMAKSSGISYAGEMALSFLSAARPELGAGHLFFDNPRQAVRETPSAQEAIAQLDLNYYIPCTVQNRTIAVLGLGKTVEGHFLSSEDVELLETLAGTLGIAIQNARLYASLEQKAQEYERLKEFNENIVESISVGVLAVDLDDCIESWNAQMEVMFATARGKALGQPLSEIFPASFMEEFYRHRQSPGIRNLYKFRMTTAAGETRMANIAIAPLVSREFQVIGRIILLDDITERMGLESQLTQAEKMSSIGLLAAGVAHEVNTPLAVISSYAQMLSKRVQSDPKQAELLEKITAQTFRASEIVNNLLNFSRTSGTEFSDVDVNKVITETLALLEHQFKTAHIKVRDQLTPGLTPIQGNPGKLQQVFLNLFLNAKDAMAGGGTLTVTTQNGSGVSVAITDTGSGIAQEHIDRIYDPFFTTKASANEGQRRGTGLGLSVTYGIIQEHAGKIRVESRPGQGTTFHLEFPLMRQAVNA